One segment of bacterium DNA contains the following:
- a CDS encoding type II toxin-antitoxin system VapC family toxin, with translation MTFILDTDTIIYWLKGNEDIERKVIKIGLPNIGIAVLTCCELYYGAYKSKRIQANLMVIEKLKQKIKIIHTSDEVDKNFGRIKATLESYGTPLDDSDMLIASIVISNKATLVTNNIRHFKRIEGLKVENWIE, from the coding sequence TTGACTTTCATTTTAGACACAGACACTATAATCTATTGGCTTAAAGGGAATGAGGATATTGAAAGAAAAGTTATTAAGATAGGTTTACCCAATATAGGGATAGCTGTTTTAACCTGTTGCGAACTTTATTATGGTGCTTATAAATCTAAAAGAATTCAAGCAAATCTGATGGTAATTGAAAAACTAAAGCAGAAGATAAAAATCATTCACACCTCAGATGAAGTGGATAAAAATTTTGGAAGAATAAAAGCAACTTTAGAAAGTTATGGCACTCCATTGGATGACTCTGACATGCTTATTGCAAGTATTGTTATATCAAATAAAGCTACATTGGTAACTAATAATATTCGACACTTTAAGCGAATTGAAGGATTAAAAGTAGAAAATTGGATAGAATAA